One part of the Vicia villosa cultivar HV-30 ecotype Madison, WI linkage group LG6, Vvil1.0, whole genome shotgun sequence genome encodes these proteins:
- the LOC131611460 gene encoding 2-methylene-furan-3-one reductase-like, which produces MADSITTIKAWTYSEYGNSVDVLKFDPNVALPDLKDDQVLIKVAAASLNPIDYKRLNGAFKASDSPLPTAPGYDVSGVVVKVGSEVKKFKVGDEVYGDINEKALEHPKVIGSLAEYTTAEEKVLAHKPENLSFAEAASLPLAIETAYEGLERSGFSAGKSILVLGGAGGVGTHVIQLAKHVFGASKVAATSSTKKLELLSKLGADLPIDYTKENFEDLSEKFDVVFDTVGETEKAFKAQKEGGKVVTIVPPGIPPAIVFILTSTGAILEKLKPYLESGKVKPVLDPKSPFPFSQAVEAFSYLETGRATGKVVIHPIP; this is translated from the exons ATGGCCGATTCAATTACCACCATTAAAGCTTGGACTTACTCCGAATACGGCAACTCTGTTGATGTTCTAAAATTTGATCCAAATGTGGCTTTACCTGATCTGAAAGATGATCAAGTTCTCATCAAAGTCGCTGCTGCTTCTCTTAATCCCATTGATTATAAGAGATTGAATGGTGCCTTCAAAGCCTCCGACTCTCCTTTACCG ACTGCTCCTGGGTATGATGTATCTGGAGTTGTGGTCAAGGTAGGGAGTGAAGTGAAGAAATTTAAGGTTGGGGATGAAGTTTATGGTGATATCAATGAGAAAGCTTTGGAACATCCCAAGGTAATTGGTTCTCTGGCAGAGTATACTACTGCAGAAGAGAAAGTGTTGGCTCACAAGCCGGAAAATTTGAGCTTTGCTGAAGCTGCTAGTCTTCCTTTAGCAATTGAGACAGCTTATGAAGGCCTTGAACGATCTGGCTTCTCTGCTGGTAAATCTATACTTGTTCTTGGTGGTGCTGGTGGAGTTGGAACCCATGTCATTCAG CTTGCCAAGCATGTTTTTGGCGCTTCCAAAGTAGCAGCTACATCAAGCACCAAGAAACTAGAGTTGTTAAGCAAGTTAGGAGCTGATTTGCCAATTGATTATACAAAGGAGAATTTCGAAGACTTGTCAGAGAAGTTTGACGTGGTGTTTGATACAGTAGGGGAAACTGAGAAGGCATTCAAGGCTCAGAAAGAAGGTGGCAAAGTTGTGACAATTGTACCACCAGGAATTCCACCAGCAATAGTGTTCATACTCACTTCTACTGGAGCTATCTTAGAGAAACTAAAACCTTACTTGGAGAGTGGAAAGGTGAAGCCAGTGCTTGATCCCAAGAGTCCATTTCCATTTTCTCAAGCTGTTGAAGCGTTTTCATATCTGGAAACTGGCAGAGCTACTGGAAAAGTAGTTATCCATCCCATACCATGA